From one Catellatospora sp. IY07-71 genomic stretch:
- a CDS encoding DUF3040 domain-containing protein, producing the protein MPLSEHEQRLFEQIERSLSEDPKFASAVRHSDPKFHARRRIIVSAVLILAGLGLVVYGVADSSKLWLGVVGFVLMLGAAAFWMLAHKRSQTAELRSVGGTATRRTRRGNGGVIDRLENRWRERGDFDR; encoded by the coding sequence GTGCCGCTATCCGAGCACGAGCAGAGGCTGTTCGAGCAGATCGAGCGGTCGCTGTCCGAAGACCCGAAGTTCGCTTCGGCCGTCCGCCACAGCGACCCGAAGTTCCACGCCCGCCGGCGCATCATCGTCTCCGCGGTGCTCATCCTCGCCGGCCTCGGCCTGGTGGTGTACGGCGTCGCCGACAGCTCCAAGCTGTGGCTCGGGGTGGTCGGGTTCGTGCTGATGCTCGGCGCGGCGGCGTTCTGGATGCTGGCGCACAAGCGCAGCCAGACCGCCGAGCTGCGCTCCGTCGGCGGCACCGCCACCCGGCGGACCCGTCGCGGCAACGGCGGGGTCATCGACCGCCTGGAGAACCGGTGGCGCGAGCGGGGCGACTTCGATCGCTGA
- a CDS encoding DNA polymerase IV: MGRASGGGAPKGFGPDGDDSGCPFLHIDMDAFFASVEVRRRPELRGLPVVVGGTGGRGVVSSASYEAREYGVRSAMPTAMARARCPQAIFIPPDMEAYAQASRAVMAVFRDITPLVEPLSVDEAFLDVSGSRRLFGRPAEIAALIRRRIAQEQQLTCSIGVAPNKFLAKLGSTRAKPDGLLVIPADRALKFLHPLPVSVLWGVGERTEESLRRLGMRTVADVAHAGPGLLRAAVGQAMAAHLHELAWGRDQRQVSTEHQEKSIGAEVTFDTDLGDPEQLRKMLLALAQKVAARARASGQAGRTVSIKVRFADFRTISRSRTLPGPTDVAHEIMSTAWELFEAVRAQQRIRLVGVRLEGLLAAEGAVRQLALGEAEDGWREAEVASDAVIARFGRGAVRPASLLGTTRRSSGAARPLPQNPAPGMVVPLSDPPTPS, from the coding sequence GTGGGACGTGCCTCGGGTGGTGGCGCGCCGAAGGGCTTCGGGCCGGACGGCGACGATTCCGGCTGCCCGTTCCTGCACATCGACATGGACGCGTTCTTCGCCTCGGTGGAGGTGCGCAGGCGTCCTGAGCTGCGCGGTCTGCCGGTGGTGGTGGGCGGCACGGGCGGGCGTGGCGTCGTCTCCTCGGCCAGCTACGAGGCGCGGGAGTACGGCGTGCGCAGCGCCATGCCCACTGCGATGGCTCGGGCGCGCTGCCCGCAGGCGATCTTCATCCCGCCCGACATGGAGGCGTACGCGCAGGCGTCCCGGGCCGTGATGGCGGTGTTCCGCGACATCACGCCGCTGGTGGAGCCGCTGTCGGTGGACGAGGCGTTCCTCGACGTGTCGGGCAGCCGCCGCCTGTTCGGCCGGCCCGCCGAGATCGCCGCGCTGATCCGCCGCCGCATCGCGCAGGAGCAGCAGCTGACCTGCTCGATCGGCGTCGCGCCGAACAAGTTCCTGGCCAAACTGGGCTCGACCCGGGCCAAGCCGGACGGCCTGCTGGTGATCCCGGCGGACCGGGCGCTGAAGTTCCTGCACCCGCTGCCGGTGTCGGTGCTGTGGGGCGTGGGCGAGCGCACCGAGGAGTCGCTGCGCCGGCTGGGGATGCGCACCGTCGCCGACGTGGCGCACGCCGGGCCGGGCCTGCTGCGCGCGGCGGTGGGCCAGGCCATGGCCGCGCACCTGCACGAGCTGGCCTGGGGGCGGGATCAGCGCCAGGTCAGCACGGAGCACCAGGAGAAGTCGATCGGGGCCGAGGTCACCTTCGACACCGACCTGGGCGATCCGGAGCAGCTGCGCAAGATGCTGCTGGCGCTGGCGCAGAAGGTCGCGGCGCGGGCCCGTGCCTCGGGCCAGGCCGGTCGCACCGTGTCGATCAAGGTGCGGTTCGCCGACTTCCGGACCATTTCGCGGTCCCGCACGCTGCCCGGCCCGACCGACGTGGCGCACGAGATCATGTCCACCGCCTGGGAGCTTTTCGAGGCGGTGCGAGCCCAGCAGCGCATCCGCCTGGTGGGGGTGCGCCTGGAGGGGCTGCTGGCGGCCGAGGGAGCGGTGCGGCAGCTGGCGCTCGGCGAGGCCGAGGACGGCTGGCGGGAGGCCGAGGTGGCCAGCGACGCGGTCATCGCCCGGTTCGGCCGGGGCGCCGTCCGTCCGGCCAGTCTGCTCGGTACGACCCGGCGTTCTTCCGGCGCGGCCCGGCCACTGCCACAAAATCCCGCTCCGGGCATGGTCGTCCCGCTTTCCGACCCGCCCACGCCCTCGTAG